Part of the Drosophila kikkawai strain 14028-0561.14 unplaced genomic scaffold, DkikHiC1v2 scaffold_189, whole genome shotgun sequence genome, agtttatattttatataatattaataatattcatcattttaaatataattattttaatatttggtcCTTTCGTactaaaatattacaaatttttaaagatagAAACCAACCTGGCTTACACCGGTTTGAACTCAGATCATGTAAGAATTTAAAAGTCGAACAGACTTAAAATTTGAACGGCTACACCCAAAATTATATCTTAATCCAACATCGAGGTCGCAATCTTTTTTATCGATATGAACTctccaaaaaaaattacgcTGTTATCCCTAaagtaacttaattttttaatcattATTAATGGATCAattattcataaattaatgtttttaaaaattaaaagttttttaaattttaatatcaccccaataaaatattttaatttattaaaatttaattaatccttataattaaaataaacaaaatataaagattAATAGGGTCTTCTcgtcttttaaatttattttagctttttgactaaaaaataaaattttattttaattttaaatgaaacagTTAATATTTCGTCCAACCATTCATTCCAGCCTTCAATTAAAAGACTAATGATTATGCTACCTTTGCACAGTCAAAATACTGCGgccatttaaaaattatcagtgGGCAGTTAgactttatatttaattcaaaaagaCATGTTTTTGTTAAACAGCCCGAATATTATCTTTGCCGAATTCTTTATCTAAACttttcatttataattattttaacaatATATTATTCTAATTCTATCATTattgcttaattttaaaaattaaaattaatattttaataaatatttaaaatttaataaataatataatttataaaataaattataacacattttttaataattgctAATTCTaagcatatatttattaaaatatttattattttaaaaaatttattttatagcttatcccataaaatattaaaattataaattattaaattaataaaataaattaataaatttataatttctaaattaaatttatttcttaaaaaactaGATACCTTTAAAAACGAATAACATTTCATttctaatataatattttaaataattttactacattaacttaaatattatattaactcttttaaaatcgagaaaaataaatatttattttttatttaataaacgctGATACACAAggtacaataaattaaattttcttttaaaataaaattttcttttacaatACTAATAaactattattaaaattattttttctttaaacaatactaaaactttataatttatagttatttctaataatttaaaaaataatattaacaattaataaataaaatctaatcAATTTATATTGATTTGCACAAAAATCTTTTCAATGTAAATGAAATGCTTTACTTAATAAGCTTTAAATTGTCATTCTAGATACACTTTCCAGTACATCTACTATGTTACGACTTATCTTACCTTAATAATAAGAGCGACGGTCGATGTGTACATATTTTAGAgctaaaatcaaattattaatCTATATAATTTTACTACCAAATCCACCttcaaaaattttttcataattttattcgtttaaatatatttattgtaacccattattacttaaatataagCTACACCTTGAACtgatataaatttttattaaaattattgaatattattattcttataaaatattctgaTAACGACGGTATATAAACTGATTACAAACTTAAGTAAGGTCCATCGTGGATTATCGATTACGAAACAGGTTCCTCTGGATAGACTAAAATACCGccaaattttttaagtttcaagAACATAACTATTACTACTttagtataaatatttacattttaaataataggGTATCTAATCCtagttttttattacaattttctagcttcaattattttttttttaaatattttaaatataaaattttacttaatatatttaattttattttattaaattaatttagctattactaaaaaaatttatttgtattattggtATAACCGCGACTGCTGGCACCAATTTAGTCAATACTCTTTAATATTGCTATTTCtaaatttcttaaatcaataaaactaATTACTgcgaataaaattatatatttattattaaaataaatataaattcacacaaaaatttacatataaatcaaactaataacaaatttataagctaaaataaaactttattaatttaattatatatttttataaaatatttttttttatataaaataaaacttaataattattaatagtattattttatataaaataatttataataaaattaattaattaataatctatattaaaaaattagatttttaatattataattttgttaataattatttaataaactatACTAAATTgatatctattatataaaaagaagtcgagttttctgcggggatcaaataactccagaacgcacgaaccgatttccacggttttgcattcgttggaaaggtctcggaatttgtgatttttgcagtaaagaaaattcaggaaaaattgcaacagaaagcggggaaaatcatttttgcataaagcgccaacactgacacatagcaagccataattctctactcagtttattttatgacaaatcgaaattgtgttcaTATTTGAGTAAAAcaagttattcgtttcatatcagtgcaattggaacacagcatttgtatttagggtggtaagttgaactgtggtAAActatgtggattagaggttaaattaaccgctctgcctatagtcgaaaatgcctatagcacgacgtgtgaacgtcggtctccgcacaaggcatgcaatccagcaacaagtgtattcaAAGAACTTAAacgaggagagacgaaatgtagtaagggaaaatgcccgattgagacaacgcgtgggcacacgaagatcaCCTGGTGTGCGCAGCATCTAAGCGGATCCCAACCAGAgtggcaggctcctaacagcagccttcctcgacatagccatcgacctcaggacaaatttcaagaatcgtgagatagagtgctagaaaGTATTAgttatccgaaggtgtcgcgggtgagaccgagcccccggtgttgcccatatccgttttgtccactggagggtcccaacagttgtcctctcagagccccagttccctaccagggtgtcaggcccggactaccgtccgaaattggtaaggcggataatcagcgtaccccttatggcaataccaccaacgagacagtttcatctttcctccattgtcggaacttcctatttattgaaaccatctttccgctattcagttggtctctaagactttcggatagggaccacttagtagttcttggtgattttaacatcccaggggctatttggtccctagataattccattaaccacaatacatcacaaaaaatgtggtttaccaaagaacacttcaattaaacggataatttgccgaaggtggcgtaacggagttcgcctggcttactagttatatatatatatcaataaaattaaataataattaaacctaaatatacttattattattatattataaaatttaataaaaactttaattattattaatattatattataaaataaataattattaatagtataacaatattaataattaatattatacattaataaacttaaataatcACTAAACCTGGATATATCCccttatctatatatataaaaatggagacaaaaaatgttagcgatcaaatcacaagagaacggctgggctgatttggctcaattttttttcagttttttgtaattgccagaagaaggttatagcataagaaaattgaaatggcacagcttcgcgctgcacaaagaccacctcaagcccgacaaaataatagaggtaAGGTAAtaatgtacgtcaaagtagaaacggaacgtctcaatttaatttgttttaatcagtcgaagttggggcgagataaagttcgccgggaaGAATAAGGACGTAGATAGTTTGAATTTCCTTATTTAAAGTCAAATCGCTGGAGAACTGCATTCATACAGATCCGATGACAGCGTGACCGACGAGGATGAAGCGACCAACTATCCGACATAATTTTTGAACTCActggtttgtttaaaagtcatcacttctttttgattctcaactaattttgaattcaaattttagcctaaaatttttaggagaagataggaataaggtcagctctatgaatttttatgcgtattgATTGAAGATAATTCAATAGTagtgtttcgacatgtacgtcaaagtagaaacggaacgtctcaatttaatttgttttaatcagtcgaagttggggcgagataaagttcgccgggtccgctagttatataataaaatttaataaaaaaaataattattattaatattatattataatattaaggGCACCCCAATCGGTGGTGACGGGCCTGACACACCCGCGATCCCTAGTCACGGCACAACCATAGATATCACAAGGACTAACGGCAGGACACAACTCTTTGATTTCGACGATTATGGGCTGACGAATGCGGCAATCTGTTACCTTAGTAAGCTAGAGTGACATCTGGCAGAAACGGCTTTCAGGACAATGCCTCATTCGCCTCCGTCCAAATAAAACCTAGCAAGTCTCTAAGTACGTTCAAGACGCACACCGACGGCTCGGTGGTGCAGGCGCAGTTGAATGGATTCCTGCCTAGAGTCTGTCCTGGCTCTGTACACAGACGCCCATGAAGCTCTGTGTCAACCCTCGCATGGACCTCACTGCTTGCATAGGGACCCATGGGGACATCTAGGACTACTGCACATATGCGGGGAGATAGCGGCTTAGAGTTTGGACCCACTCACACAAAATGATAAACACACAACGGAAAAAGGACAATGAAGAAGATGCATTCAAGAAGAGCACCATGATGACAAGATCACCAGACAAGAACGCGACGGGGACGACAAACCAAAATCCGAACCGCGCGGGCAGCGGCAACACAGAAGATGAAAGTGGAGCAACCCCACAACCGATGCAACAGACCCCTCTGCATACACAGACTACGACGTCAAGCTCCCCACGACAGGAGCTGATTTACAAGATGCAGGCTCTAGAAGAAAAGACCTTGGTAGAGTGCAAAGCTATCTTAAGGAAATGAAGAGCGCTGTGCAAAAGCAAAGAAACATCAGCATGGACGTCAAGGATGGCACCTCAGAACTGAGTGAGCTCTTCGATGTCATGGAAAACTACCGATCGAGCTGGAAAACCGCAGAACTGGAGCGCCTAAAGGCAAAAGGAAGGCCAACTAATACGTATCTGGCAACACAGCGAGAGAAACACCCGTGTCGACACTAAAGAAGAGGACAGCCAGTAGCCCGGCAGCTCAGGAGATGAGCAAGAAGGTGAGAAGCTAACAGGCAAATGACGGATTTCAGACGGTCACATACaagaaggggaaaaaaaaaaacaaaactaaagacGAACATATAAGGAACAATGGAGCTGAGGGAAATAAAGAGAAACCTAGCACAAGAATGCGTTCTCGCCCAGAGCCGTCCTAATCAGACCGGCAGAGGGTAAGAGCTATGCTGAGGTGTTGGGCAACCTGCGGAAGTCTCTTAAACCAGAGGAATCAGGCAGTAATATAGTATCGGTCAGAAAAACGAAGGCAGGCGACATGCTCCTGGAACTTGCCAAAGGAAGCCAAATGGACAAACTATGTGAAAGTATCAAAGATACCCTTAAAGAGTGTGGATCGGTGAAGACCATGAGGCAAATGGTCAAACTAGAAATTAGAGATATTGATAGCATCACACAAGAAGACGAAATAATCTCATCAATCAGAGATAGTATAGGCGACACAAGGCTggaaataacaataaactTGACGGGAGTAAACAGCTCAGAACAAAGACGAGCCTTTGTTACGCTACCAGTGAAAGACGCGACGAAGATATTGACGGATCAACGGATAAAAATAGGGTGGACCCGGTGCCGGGTGAAGCGTTGTCTCAACATAAAGAGATGCTTCAAGTGTTTTGGGGCTGGACATCTGCAAAAGGACTGCAAAGGACCGGATAGGAGAGACCTTTGCATCAGATGTGCTGAAAGTGGTCACAAAATAACGACCTGCACCAAAGCTCTAAGATGCTGTATCTGCACAGCAGAGAACAGGAGCGATGTTGGACACCTCCCTGGGACTGCGCATTGCCCCAGCGTGacaagaaaaggaaagccATGAAGATCCTTCAAGCAAATATGCATAGAAGCAGAACGGCAAATGACCTACTGCAACAAATCGTGCTGGAAAAACCAAATTGACGTTGTTATCATAAGCGAACAATACAAGAAACGGGAGGAAGGATTCTGGCTGGAAGACGACACAAAGACGGCGGCCATATGGATTCCGGACCCCACCACGGCTCCACACAGAAGTGACAAAAAAGGAAGATGCCACGTCATCACACAAATTAGAAACTGGACAATATTCAGCTGCTATTTGACCCCAAGTGACGACATTCAGACCTTCCAGACTAAACTTGAAGATATTGAAGACAACGCAAGGCATATAGGTGGAAACCTTATAATAGCTGGGGACTTTAACTCAAGAGCTCAGGAATGGGGTATGCCATCAACTGACTCTCGAGGCCGTAGAGTCCTAAACATGGCCGCAAGAACCGGGATGCTAACAGCAAATGTAGGTGCAATACCCACATTCAATCGAGTAGGGAACGTGGGCACAATCCCCGACATAACACTAGTGACAGAAAACCGCGCGCACAAAATCGCCGACTGGAAAGTCCTTGATACCTACATCGGAAGTGACCACTGCTATATTATGTTTGACATAGCAGAAACGAAGTGACTACATTAGCACCAACGAGGAAAGGATGGAACGCTAATCGATTGGACAAAGGAAAGCTTATTCGAGAAATTGACGCAAGGCTGAACCGACAGAGAGGCGGTAACATAATCAGCAACAACATGACAACCATAAGGCAGGCCTGCAACGCTGCAATGCCTAAAATGGGCAATCGTCGCAGACAAGGACAAGAAGCGTACTGGTGGACCCAAGAGATAAAAGCTCTCAGAGAAACGTGTATAAAAAACAGACGCCGCCTTACGAGGGCTAGACGGAGAGGGATCTTTACAGAAGAAGAGAGCCAATTAAGAAATCCAAGAAGGATTTAAATATTGCCATCCGAAAAAGCAAAACGGATAAATGGAAACGCCTCTGCACTGATGTCAATAGTGACCCATGGGGGCTCGGATATAAAATCGTGATGAAGAAGCTCAGAACAAGAAATTCAACACCGGATCTAGAAGAAGAGCAAATGGACCAAATAGTCAAAGCACTATTTCCCGCCCATACAAATAGCATAGCAAGGACTACTCCACCTATAGCCGAACACCAGATCGAGCTCTTCACTGAGGACGAGCTACTGAAAGCgacaaaaaccttaaaaaggaagaaggccCCAGGGCCCGACAACATTCCAGCAATAGCGATCGCGGAGAACCGACCCCATATCCTATTGGATATGTATAACGAATGCAACGGTTGGTCCTGATAAGCAAGGGCAAGGGAGACCCCCTAACCCCGTCAGCTTATCGGCCATTATGCATGCTTAACACAACCGGGAAGCTACTAGAGAAATTGGTCAAGCTACGACTAGCAGCAGCGATCGAAAGAGGAGGGGGTCTCTCCCCGAGGCAGTATGGGTTTAGACCAGGAAGATCGACCATTGGAGCAATCCAAGAAGTCGTGAACCAAGCTCTCAGCAGCCAACAGGGCAACCTCTTCTCGAGACCGGTAGTGCTCCTGGCCACTCTGGACGTTAAAAACGCCTTCAACAGCGTTAGATGGGACAACAATTGATGCTCTGAAAAGACGATTCCAATCCCAGGATACCTGATGCGGATAATACAGGACTAACTTGAAAACCGACGACTACTGTATCAAACAAAAGCAGGGGAAATGCATGCAGATAACTTCAGGAGCCGCACAAGGATCAATACTTGGACCAGAGCTATGGAACATCAGCTATGACGAAATATTCTACCTAGACATCCCAGAGGACACGACTATCGTGGGATTTGTAGACGACATAGTCGCAGTCATTACAGCGCGGACTACCGAGTATGCACAACGCAAGCTGACGCAAGTAATGATACGTGTGAAAAGATGGCTGAACTCACACGATCTAAAACTTGCGGACGAAAAAACGGAGCTATTATTAGCTACCAGGAGAAGGATCCCCTAGAAATAGATATGAGAGTAGGGGAAAACGTTAtaaggacgcagaaggtcatAAAGTACCTAGGAGTTAAACTTGACTCAAAACTAACATTTAGTGCACACATACAAGGGGCGAAGAAAAGAGCGACCGAGACGAGATGCGGAGATCGACAGTGCTGAACACACCATCTTTCAATGCGCAAAATTCGGACCGGCGCGCAGGTCCTTGGAAGAAGTGGTTGGGACAATAACCCCTGAAAGTATTGTGACAAAAATGGTAGGCAGCGAAGCGGCATGGAAGCACATCGCAAGATTCGTGGAGAACATCCTTCGAGCAAAGAAGCCTGATCTGGATGAGACAGCTGGGTATCTGGACGCAGTAAGAAGATGAGAGCGTATAACGCTTAATTGGCGCCACCTCGAAGTAATGCGAAAGCTTTTCCGAGGTGGAAACACGGCCAACGACGAGGGGGGGGTTTAGTGGGTGCAAGTCCCACATACTCTTTTTTGCGACGGCAAAGGGGAAGATGCGTGAGGCATTCCCCCTCctcaacccaaaaaaaaaaaaaaaaatagtataataataataaattttaataaattataatctaaaactataaaaatattttataaaaacaaaaaaaaaattttataaaatctatataaataaaattaaataattattaacaaaaattataatattaatatatatttttttttttttaatttttattcacaagttaaaaattaatatatatctatatatatataaatatttaatatattaatatatatataattaatatatttaatatattaatatatatataactagcagacccgacccgctttgctgggcccgaactaattatagttgacccggcaaacactgttttgtcatgcatatcacttttgttgagtttcggaACGCGATATTAGATCCTCCAACGCGCAGATTATTTTCGATACATCATGTTGCTTACttacaaaacagagttttccTGAAATACTGGCTATTTATAAGGTTTAAATTTGATATTCACAGACACACACTGTTAAAATACAGtctgttaattaatttaaagcttctcataaactatattttttgttttgttttgtggtgcgtaaataaacaaagaagaCGGTTTTCCGACGCGCGAACACGCGACGTATAATTGTCCATGCGCGAAACAGGGAAACTCCAAGTTGATTCCACAAACTTCTAACGACGGTCCTTGCGATTTATTTATGGTCATCGCAAAGGCCAGACGCACTGGAAATTGTAACCGTTTAAAATCGAATGGTAAGTCCGTTGGAATCATCGGTATCCGCGGGATCAAGACATCCTCTCCTttgtattttccttttatgATTGTCGCCTCAATGACGTTATTCATCAGTCTTTTCACAGCCAGTCTTGTTCCATTGCATAGTCGAGGTTGATTAATGTTACGCAGCATGATGACAACTGATCCCACTTTTAACTGCAAATTGTGAGGTGGTAATCCAGGCAATTCCAGTGAATTTAAAAACTCAGTGGGATAGTTGACTACGTCATCCTGGTTCATTACGGTGTCGACTGATTTGAAGGAAACCAACTGTCCTGGAAGAAAATTCTGAATGGTCGCATTAAGATCCTCGACATCTTTATTTTTCGCTGCTAATATTGCTCGTTCACCCAGCCAATTATGGTTATTGAACTTTTGCGCTATATCTGGGAAAACTCGCTGAATAAGCTCCACTTTTGAGTCTGTGATGTGACAGAAATCTGTAGgtaatgtgatgaatccggtCGAGGTGTCCACTGCAACTTTATTATTTCCAATGTCTAACAACTGCTTCGCAAACACATTTGCAGTTTCATCTTGTTGCAAAAATACTCGCATGTTAGTTGTTAAGCGGAGTGTCTTTACGTACTGCCACAAATTTGATGATTTTAGGCATGCATTTAGTTCATCAGCAACAGTTGATCGGGGAATAACTGGAAGAGTCTGACGAAAATCACCTGACAACAGAATCATGCCccaccaaaaatattttggttgtCACGAAGATCTTTCAACGTTCTGTCCAGTGCCTCCTATGACCTCTTATGGGCCATTGTGCATTCATCCCAAACAATCAATTTGCATACCTGTAGGATCTTGGCCATTGCGCTATTTTTGGCGATGTTGCAAATTGGTGTTTCGGTGATTTGCATGTTCAGTGGTAATTTCAAGGCAGAATGTGCAGTCCGCCCGCCTTCTAGCAGAGTTGCAGCTATTCCAGATGAAGCCAACGCTAGAGCAACATCATTTCGCGATCTGATCCTCGCCAAAagcaatgaaattaaaaacgttTTTCCGGTTCCTCCGGGAGCATCAAGGAAATAAATTCCACCAGATCCACTGTTCACAGCTTCTATCAAAGTGTCGTACGCAAttctttgttgttgatttAATTGTGGAACATTTGTACGAACTGTTTCGGCCAATGCTTCAATGTCGTACTGATGTTCTCTTTGCAACTCGTGGTTTAATGCATCATGCATATGACGATTGGGTGCTGTCATTCCCAAACACGACAATACTTTATTTGCCATCAATAAACACATATCTTCTATCATGATCAATGTGTCATTGTAAATTTCTTCAGTCATTTGTAGTGTATGATTCAATGTTTGACGGCGCACACACGATGCAAAACATCCTCAGACATGTCATCTCTATACTTAACCCACAAATCTTTGGATTCGAGGGGAAACATGTCGATATGATAATCGCAAACAATGTACGAATTTGATGCGGCGATGAAGATATTACGGAATCCTTGAGCGTATCATCCCAGTGCGAATCATTCTCAAGTAAATGTAATAGTTGACATGCCTCACGGTAAGTCGCACACAGCTGTCCATTAACTGTTCTCAGTTGTTGAAACGATGTCGGACCACGAACATtcaccaacaacaaccgcaATAATAACATTCATCGTTATTGGGATGTACTGTGTAGGTGCGACCCAGAGCATCTGAAGCAAATACATTTGATGGTTCCTTCAACTGGTGTTCCTTGTTTTCGACGCTGAAACGATTTCGATGATGCGTTCCATGCGTAATAGCGTGGCATGTCAGCATACAGCAAAGCGCGAGCAAAATCATCAGTTTGACAGACTGTGAAGAAACTTGTTAATGTTGTCGACGGTGGATGTGTCGCCCTGTCTGCCGCGTTAGAtgcattaaaataaactcGTTGACCATTTTCTAAAATGGACTGCCAAATGGACTACTGTAGGGTGTCTTTCATGGATCGCAAATGAAAAGATTCGCCAAATAGCTTCATTGCTACTTACATAGCGACCCATCTGGTACTGTGATATTTCATCATTTGCATTGGTTACACCGAAGACAGCCATATCACTACCTTTAttaacatatttacatatgtacttTATCGACTTCACAGAGTTACAATATTCCACATTGATGTGAGTCTCAAAAGCTTTGGACAATATTGGCGAGTATGGCACAATCCAACGATTGTCTACATCAACATTTTGTCCTCTTACCTTCACAACTACCGATCGCCCACTGTCCGCAACTGATCGCCGACGATACAATGGGTATCCATCATTTCCCGTTATGGTTTCAGCAAGCAGGTCTCTTGGGTATCGCTTGGAACACCTACCGTCGACCATACAGGGTGAATTGTAGTTGAAATGTCCGCAAGGTCCATGTATCATGTGTTTGGTAACTACTGCATGCAATTTTGGGTCAACTATTTCATCTGGAATTTCAGCTGAAATTATGGAATCAATCTCATCTGGCCTTATTTTGTCCACTAACCAGACTAAAATGTGCGCATGTGGCAATCCACGCTTTTGCCATTCTACAGAGTACATCCAACAACGGACTCGGCCATACACACAatgctttattaaaaaattcatgagagattttaatttttgtttaaaaaactcTGGCGGTTATGTCATGTCTATCAATTGGTGTTTGGCTATGTAGTAATTCCTTTTTGATTTCGGACCATTTTGGGTTACATGTGAATGTAACAAATAAGTCTGGGCGGCCATAATGCCTAACATATGACATAGCATCCTGAGCATATTCATGCATGTGGCGTGGCTTCCTATATAAGTAGCTGGCAAAATTGTCATTCTTCCTACATTATTCACATTGCCATCAGCATTTATAGCATCGCGGAGATGAATGTATTCCTCTGACCGTAGCCGTCGTTGGTTCAAACGGATGTATGTCAATCGTTTCAGTCTCAATTTTGACATACATATCAACTGCAAACTGATGAAAAAGTCGTTGACACATCAAAATATGATTTACTTCACCTTGACGGATCATGAGTCTGTATGAATAGAAATTCATAGAACTAACTTTTTTGTTGGTTTCAGCACCTGCAATCAAAAAtgataaatgtttaaattgttACTTCaatgaattgaatttaaaaatattatttaatcttGTTCAATTCATTTACCTGTTACTTGATTTACCATTTTGATATTAAAATGGTATCCATCTTCCCCCTGCCAGAAGATCAAAGGATATTGTAGTGCATCATAACTCCTGTGTGTTTCAGATACACTTTTTAAAGCACTATTCCGACGATGAAGCACAATATCTCTAGATTGTAAATTTCTCCCACAATGACAACAGCCACTTCATCAATGGTAGGTGAATTGAACCTCCTTGTGTGTTCACCGGCAGGTGTTTTGTCAGCTCGAATAATAATGTTATGGCTATCAGATGGCATCCGATCCAATGCTATTTTGAACATGTTTACTAAATTGTTATTCTGATGAAGAAACATTTGTAATTGTTGGACAATGGTTCTCTTCACTGTTGGATTGTGAGCACAACGATTATTAATTTCCGCATCTgaattgcccataaaataaatttgtaaaaattgatGATCTGCATCAGGTAGTGGTAACAGAGTTCCCAGTAA contains:
- the LOC138929418 gene encoding uncharacterized protein, whose product is MTYCNKSCWKNQIDVVIISEQYKKREEGFWLEDDTKTAAIWIPDPTTAPHRSDKKGRCHVITQIRNWTIFSCYLTPSDDIQTFQTKLEDIEDNARHIGGNLIIAGDFNSRAQEWGMPSTDSRGRRVLNMAARTGMLTANVGAIPTFNRVGNVGTIPDITLVTENRAHKIADWKVLDTYIGSDHCYIMFDIAETK